The genome window TCGCGATGCTCACCGTGGTGGTGGTCGCGTCGCTGCGCTCCCTCCCGGCGATCGCGACCTACGGGCTCGGGTCCGTGACGCTGTTCATCATCCCCGCGATCGTGTTCCTCGTGCCCACGGCCCTCGTCGCCGCCGAGCTCGCCACGGGCTGGAAGGGTGGCATCTTCACGTGGGCGCGCGAGGCGTTCGGCGAACGCCTCGGCTTCCTCGCGATCTGGTTGCAGTGGGTCCAGAACGTCGTCTGGTACCCGACGCAGATCGCGTTCATCGCGGCGAGCCTGTCGTTCGTCATCAACGACCAGGGCCTGGCGAACAACGGCCTGTACACCGCCGTGGTCATCCTCGTCCTGTACTGGGGGTCGACCCTGATCACGCTGGCGGGCGGCAACCTGTTCGCCAAGGTCGGGTCGTGGAGCGGGATCTTCGGCACGCTCCTGCCCGCGGTCCTGCTCATCCTGTTCGGCGCGATCTGGCTGGGCACCGGCGAACGGTCGGAGACGCCCCTGGAGGCGTCCGCCGTCATCCCGCCGTGGACGGGCATCGCGTCGATCGTGCTCATCGTGTCCAACGTCCTCGCGTACGCGGGGATGGAGGTCAACGCCGTGCACGCCAACGACATGAAGAACCCCGGTCGCGGGTTCCCCCGGTCGATCGCGATCGCGACCCTGCTCATCCTGCTCGTCTTCATCCTGCCGACCATCGCGATCTCGGTCGCGGTCCCCAAGGGCGAGCTGGGGGTGACCAACGGCATCAACCTCGCGTTCCAGCAGTTCTTCGACCACTGGGGCCTTCCGTGGGGGACACCGGTGATCTCCCTGCTCATCGCGCTGGGCGCGTTCGCGTCTGTGGTGACCTGGATCGCGGGACCGTCGCGCGGCCTGCTCGCCGCCGCTCGGACCGGGCTCCTGCCGCCGGCCCTGCAGCGTCGCAACAAGGCCGGGGTCCAGAGCGGGATCCTCGCCGTGCAGGGCGCGGTCGTGACGCTGCTCGCGCTGCTGTTCGTCATCGTGCCGAACGGCAACACGGCGTTCATCGCGCTCGTCGACATGGCCGCGGCGCTGTACCTGATCATGTACATGCTGATGTTCGCCGCAGCGATCCGGCTGCGTCGCACCCACCCGCAGGTCGTGCGCACGTACCGGACACCGGCCCTGAAGCTCGTCGCCGGCGTCGGCCTCGTCTTCAGCGCCGTCGCGTTCGTGCTGGCGTTCATCCGGCCGTCGGGCTTCACCGGCCTCTCCGAGACGGGGTACCCGCTCGTCGTGGGACTGGTCGTCATCGTCCTGGGCGGCCCACCGCTGCTCTTCTACGCGCTGCGCCGACCGTCGTGGGACCAGCGCACCGCGGAGGAGCGCTCGTCCACCGACAGCGTGCTCGTCAACCCCCCGCCTGCGGCGTCGGCACCGCCACCCTCGGCGTCGACACCGCCGGGGTCGGGACCGGGGCAGCCGGCCCCCGCCCGGCCCACGGCGAGCTAGCCCGTCGTGGAGTGCCGTGTCAGACGAGGCGGCGCCGCGCGAACCCGGCGAGGACGCCACCCAGGCCGAACAGGGCGGCCGCCGCGATCCCGCGTCCGACCGAGCTCGCAGCGGCGCCCTCGGCCGCCGCGATGTCGATCGAGTACGCCGTGACGGACGCCGCGCCCTCCGGGCCGCCGTACGCCATCGACTCGTTCGCGGCACGGTCGGCCCCGGCCTTGATGACGGCGTACTTCACGCCGTAGTCGGCGGCCGTGGCGGCCCCCGTCTCGACGAGCACCGAGGTGCCCTCCTCGGAGAGGCGGCTCGCGCCGTCGACCAGCGCGGGTGCGCCGTCCGCGGCCGTGCCCAGGCCGTCCGCCAGGGTCAGCGACCCGTCGGCGGCCGTCCGCAGACCGTCGGACAGCTGGTCCGCGCCCGCCGTGAGCCGGCTCGTCCCGGCCGTGAGGCGCGAGGAGCCGTCGACGAGCTGACCGGCGCCGCCGGCCAGCTGCGCGGAGCCGTCCCGCAGCGACGACGCACCGGCGGCCAGCTGCCCCAGGCCGCCGACGAGCGTCTGCCCGCCCGCGGACAGCTGCCCCACGCCCGCCGTCAGCGACGCGACACCGCCGCGCAGCGTCCCGTCCTCCTTCGTCTGGCCCGCGACGCCGACGCCGGTCCGGACCTTGTCCACGACACCCGCCGTGAGCTGGTCGATGCCGCCCGAGGCCTGCGCGAGGCCCTCCCGCAGCCCGGGTGCCTTCGCCTCCCCCGACGCGTCCAGCGGGCACGCGTCGGACACCGAGCTGGACAGCCCGCAGCGGGCGGCCTCCAGCCGGGTGACGACCGAGCCGGTCACGCCCGCCAGGCCGGCGAACGCGGGCGCCAGGGGCACCGGCGTCGTGGGGGCCGGGGTGTACGAGACGGGGTTGTAGAGGCTGGCCAGGGCCTGGAACTGCCCCTGCTGCGCGGGCTCGGTGGTCTGCTGCGCGAGCCCCGTGAAGAGCTGGTGCAGCGCGCCCATCTGCTGCGCGTCGGTCGCCGCGGTGACGACCGCGGTGGTCGAGCCGAGCACGCCGTAGACCGTCGCGAGCTGCGACTGCAGCCCCTGCAGGGTCGTCAGGCCGTCGAGGAGCGCGGTCACGCCGCCCTGCAGGCGCGTGATGCCGTCCTTGATCGGCTGGGCCTGCGCCGGCACCCCGCCGATCTCGGAGTACATCTTCTCGAGCCCGCGGTCCATGGTGGCCAGGCCCTCGTCGACCGTCCGCAGCCCGCCCAGGAGCTCGGGGACCTTGGAGCCCGCGCTGGTCAGCCCCTCGTCCAGGGCGGCGGCGCCGGTGGCGAGCCTGCCGGCACCGTCGCCCAGCGAGCGGGCACCCGTCGCGAGCGCGGCGGCCCCGTCGTCCACCGTCGCGGCACCGGCGGCGAGGGAGGCGGCGCCGGGGGCGGCCGTGTCGTTGAGGCCGGCCGCGAGCTGGTCGGCGCCGGCCTGCAGCTGCAGGAGCCCGTCGAGCAGCGTCGCGGCGCCGTCGCGGAGCTTGAGCAGTTTGCCGTCGATCTCGGTGGCGCCCTGCGTGAGGGCGATGCCGCTCTCGGCGCCGCCCTTGTAGCTGGCCGAGCCGCCCTTGAACGACGGGCTCGTCAGCGGTGAGACGGGGAGCACGGAGACGTTGGCGGGCGGGATGCGGCCACCGGTGATCTGCGCGGTGTACCCGAACTCGGCCGTCGGGGACCCGATCGGCGGGAACAGCGTCATCGTGTAGCTCATCTTGGTGCCGCCGCGCCCGTCGCCGGCCATGTTGGCCTCCTGCGACGTGACCGCCGTGAACGACGGGGGCAGCGTGGTGGTGAGCTGCCCGACGAACGGGATGACGGTCTCCGCGGTGGCCGTGGCCTGCTTGCCCGTGCCGTCGTCGTACGTCACCTGGTCCTGCCGGGTGGTCAGGTTGGTCACGGTGTAGCGGACCTCGAGCGTGCCGGACCTGCCGACCACGCCACCGGCCGAGACCTTCTTGCCGTCGAGGAGGTAGTCGACGGCGATGCTCACGGGCAGCTCGCCCGTGAAGTCGCTGACGGTGCGCAGGCGCTTCTTGCCGTCGACCTCGACGGTGGCCTCCATCGCGCCGTCACGCAGGGTGGAGCCGCC of Cellulomonas dongxiuzhuiae contains these proteins:
- a CDS encoding APC family permease, yielding MSAQSSTPAPGGTGPHVRADGTHAPSADHVKPHPFGKPGARTPPDHTGPAIGSPAVGPATYMSVLQLAMLTVVVVASLRSLPAIATYGLGSVTLFIIPAIVFLVPTALVAAELATGWKGGIFTWAREAFGERLGFLAIWLQWVQNVVWYPTQIAFIAASLSFVINDQGLANNGLYTAVVILVLYWGSTLITLAGGNLFAKVGSWSGIFGTLLPAVLLILFGAIWLGTGERSETPLEASAVIPPWTGIASIVLIVSNVLAYAGMEVNAVHANDMKNPGRGFPRSIAIATLLILLVFILPTIAISVAVPKGELGVTNGINLAFQQFFDHWGLPWGTPVISLLIALGAFASVVTWIAGPSRGLLAAARTGLLPPALQRRNKAGVQSGILAVQGAVVTLLALLFVIVPNGNTAFIALVDMAAALYLIMYMLMFAAAIRLRRTHPQVVRTYRTPALKLVAGVGLVFSAVAFVLAFIRPSGFTGLSETGYPLVVGLVVIVLGGPPLLFYALRRPSWDQRTAEERSSTDSVLVNPPPAASAPPPSASTPPGSGPGQPAPARPTAS